Proteins found in one Vagococcus carniphilus genomic segment:
- a CDS encoding helix-turn-helix domain-containing protein: MTDYEKLIQHHMSNICPDYPKYSPIGKVYYENKKHYEGYYWFYETDNFVVDISDFFIKKDFIETDSHYFKQHILLVNNYIISGSGEWLNPYETIEPFSMFIMDTTSPFKRYLLHGNSRFLGVGIKFKQKMVEDYIKKTGEEDFNISTIFFGTQNYMTQPISKLSKEIIDCRLTGEEAKLFFEEKADEWLSIAIDAYKEHQDRKELSFEDQNGIENVARYIEDHYPFDIPQDLLENIAAMGGTKLKETFKKVYHMSITEFTQRKRMNIAENLLLTTDFDSKDIAKAIGYNSASRFSTLFKRYKGISPTEFRNQKKEVSIKTPFT; this comes from the coding sequence TTGACTGATTACGAAAAATTAATACAACACCATATGTCTAATATTTGCCCAGATTATCCAAAATATAGTCCCATAGGAAAAGTTTATTATGAAAATAAAAAACATTATGAGGGATATTATTGGTTTTACGAAACAGATAATTTTGTCGTCGATATTAGCGATTTTTTTATCAAAAAAGATTTCATTGAAACAGATTCACACTACTTCAAACAACATATTTTACTCGTTAATAATTACATCATCTCTGGCAGTGGTGAATGGTTAAATCCTTACGAGACAATTGAGCCTTTCTCCATGTTTATCATGGATACAACGTCACCTTTTAAACGTTACCTACTCCATGGAAACTCCAGATTTCTAGGTGTAGGAATCAAATTTAAACAAAAAATGGTTGAAGACTACATCAAAAAAACAGGGGAAGAAGATTTTAATATATCAACTATCTTTTTTGGAACCCAAAACTATATGACACAACCTATTAGTAAATTATCTAAAGAAATTATCGATTGTAGACTCACAGGTGAAGAAGCAAAATTGTTTTTTGAAGAAAAAGCAGATGAATGGCTATCTATTGCTATTGACGCTTACAAAGAACATCAAGATAGAAAAGAACTTTCTTTTGAAGACCAAAATGGAATTGAAAATGTGGCTAGATATATTGAAGACCACTATCCATTTGATATTCCTCAAGATTTATTAGAAAATATTGCTGCAATGGGTGGAACAAAATTAAAAGAAACTTTTAAAAAAGTTTATCACATGAGTATTACTGAATTTACACAAAGAAAACGAATGAACATTGCAGAAAATTTATTATTAACAACTGACTTTGATTCAAAAGATATTGCCAAAGCTATCGGATATAACTCAGCTAGTCGTTTCAGCACTCTTTTCAAACGATACAAAGGCATATCACCTACTGAGTTTAGAAATCAAAAAAAAGAAGTCTCAATCAAGACTCCTTTTACTTAA
- a CDS encoding BglG family transcription antiterminator gives MGENYNLTSNERRNQILKRLIDGERISYQMLSEEFFVSRSSIANDIIYIKKLFAKEGLSLKFDNSGTYFDGSEVDIQRVLKRAVLSNVDQLQLVADLINVDLFQEIYESFILAIEKKKIDMPESYIQSIAVSILLIIERSKGGNAIVFDEHSKGSHDFLEFDQYPLVYELLKELEKKQIYQFSPEEVQYLTSLIIGSGFKFFVKEKNIPFSFRGKTRHLIQKISEGLQTDLTQDKRLEEDLIIHLYQLLLRVEAKSTVVNPLIDDIKQNYPTVYGVVWFSLNDFSKSYHVTFSEDEIGFVVIHIQAAIERISKLKKILFVCPNGIGTSSFVSAKITKILPDIDSVETISVNALNHMDLSEVDFIISTIDISVEGIKVVKISPLVTVNDMKNIMNHYIDLIVENDEKMMQGISISSKTAETIAKNILFGCFKEKNETLEYLIDKQPFENDELKQAFKQSVYDRETIQSTYLDNGFAIPHGNPTLVEKTNISVLILDKPIPWGNQKVDVVVLLMIREEDMKEVEEIMKLVMAGIKNKEWFITKMLEVKE, from the coding sequence ATGGGAGAAAATTATAATTTAACAAGTAATGAACGTAGGAATCAAATACTAAAACGTTTGATTGATGGTGAAAGAATAAGTTACCAGATGCTTTCAGAAGAGTTTTTTGTTTCAAGAAGCAGCATTGCTAATGATATTATTTATATTAAAAAATTATTTGCTAAAGAAGGCCTATCATTAAAATTTGATAATTCTGGTACTTATTTTGATGGAAGTGAAGTAGATATTCAACGGGTATTAAAAAGAGCTGTATTAAGTAATGTCGATCAACTCCAATTAGTTGCTGATTTAATCAATGTTGATTTGTTTCAAGAAATCTATGAGTCATTTATTTTGGCGATTGAAAAGAAAAAAATCGATATGCCTGAAAGCTACATTCAAAGCATTGCGGTATCTATACTACTTATCATTGAGCGGTCTAAAGGTGGAAACGCCATAGTTTTTGATGAGCACTCAAAAGGAAGTCATGATTTTTTAGAATTTGATCAGTATCCACTCGTTTATGAATTGTTAAAAGAGTTAGAGAAGAAACAAATTTATCAATTTTCTCCTGAAGAAGTTCAATATTTAACATCACTTATCATAGGAAGCGGATTTAAATTCTTTGTAAAAGAAAAAAATATTCCGTTTTCGTTTAGAGGAAAGACAAGGCATTTGATTCAAAAAATTAGTGAAGGCTTGCAGACGGATTTAACTCAGGATAAACGATTAGAAGAAGATTTAATCATTCACCTTTATCAACTTCTTTTAAGAGTTGAAGCAAAAAGTACAGTTGTTAACCCGTTAATTGATGATATTAAACAGAATTACCCGACTGTTTATGGTGTTGTATGGTTTTCATTAAATGATTTTTCGAAATCTTATCATGTGACGTTTTCTGAAGATGAAATTGGTTTTGTGGTCATCCATATTCAAGCAGCAATTGAACGAATTAGCAAACTGAAAAAAATTCTATTTGTTTGTCCTAATGGTATTGGAACAAGTTCTTTTGTTTCAGCCAAAATTACCAAAATACTACCAGATATTGATAGTGTTGAGACTATTTCAGTTAATGCTTTGAATCACATGGATTTATCTGAAGTTGATTTTATTATTTCAACGATTGATATTTCAGTTGAAGGTATTAAAGTGGTTAAAATTTCTCCACTTGTCACAGTGAATGATATGAAAAATATTATGAATCACTACATTGATTTGATTGTTGAAAATGACGAGAAGATGATGCAAGGCATTAGTATTTCCTCTAAGACAGCTGAAACCATAGCCAAAAATATTCTGTTTGGCTGTTTCAAGGAAAAAAACGAGACTTTGGAGTATTTAATCGACAAGCAACCATTTGAAAATGATGAGTTGAAACAAGCGTTCAAGCAATCTGTTTATGACAGAGAAACGATTCAATCAACTTATCTAGATAATGGTTTTGCCATCCCACATGGAAACCCGACGTTGGTTGAAAAAACAAATATCAGTGTTTTAATTTTGGATAAACCGATTCCTTGGGGCAATCAAAAAGTAGACGTTGTTGTTCTATTAATGATTCGAGAAGAAGATATGAAAGAGGTAGAAGAAATAATGAAATTGGTTATGGCAGGCATAAAAAATAAAGAGTGGTTTATCACAAAGATGTTGGAGGTGAAGGAATAA
- a CDS encoding DMT family transporter, translating into MDIMYLLLSGCAEVMMVFFLKKSQGFKMKLWGILTFLMAACSLLLLSKAMLTLEAGVAYSIWVAFGSVGSLIIGGLFFKETIKCQQSLCMVVIIISVIGLKLVG; encoded by the coding sequence ATGGATATCATGTATTTATTATTATCAGGGTGTGCAGAAGTAATGATGGTCTTTTTTCTCAAAAAGTCTCAAGGCTTTAAGATGAAACTCTGGGGAATACTTACTTTTTTAATGGCTGCTTGTAGTTTGCTATTATTATCAAAAGCCATGTTAACTTTAGAAGCAGGAGTTGCTTATAGTATATGGGTTGCATTTGGTTCAGTTGGTTCTTTGATAATTGGTGGTTTATTCTTTAAAGAAACAATTAAATGCCAACAAAGCTTATGTATGGTTGTCATCATCATCTCTGTTATAGGATTAAAATTAGTTGGCTAG
- a CDS encoding IS256 family transposase, with translation MTNFTTEIMETLINKGDLDDLFRRHLELAINTLLQAELTAFLDYEKYDRTGFNSGNSRNGNYSRSFKTEYGELNLAIPRDRNGEFSQQTLPAYKRSNDSLETTIIQLFQKGITMSEISELIEKMYGHYYTPQTISNITQIVSEDVVAFKERSLESQYSIIFMDATHIPLKRQTVSKEAVYIVIGIRLDGTKEVLGFSIAPTESSYVWKEILQDLKDRGLEEVLLVVTDGLSGIDDSIHSIYPNAQFQQCCVHISRNIAHKVRVSDRQEVCNDFKLVYQAASKEEAMNQISFMIDKWKKQYPRVVKLLMNPAILTFYNFPPSIRRTIYSTNLIEGFNKQLKKYTKRKEQFPNEESLERFLVSQFNNYNQKFLCRIHKGFKEIQDTLESMF, from the coding sequence ATGACTAATTTTACTACAGAAATTATGGAAACACTAATCAATAAAGGTGATTTGGATGACTTATTCCGTCGTCATCTAGAATTAGCTATCAATACACTGCTACAAGCTGAATTAACGGCTTTTCTTGATTATGAGAAATATGATCGCACTGGTTTTAATTCAGGTAATTCCCGAAATGGGAATTATTCTCGTTCATTTAAAACAGAGTATGGAGAATTAAATTTGGCAATTCCTAGAGATAGAAATGGAGAGTTTTCTCAACAAACGTTGCCTGCTTATAAAAGAAGTAACGACTCTTTAGAAACCACCATTATCCAATTATTTCAAAAAGGAATCACTATGTCTGAAATCTCTGAGTTGATTGAAAAAATGTATGGTCATTACTATACACCACAAACCATTTCCAATATCACTCAAATAGTATCTGAAGATGTTGTTGCTTTTAAAGAAAGGTCCTTAGAATCCCAATACTCAATCATTTTTATGGATGCTACTCACATTCCTTTAAAAAGACAAACTGTCTCAAAAGAAGCTGTATATATTGTCATAGGTATCCGACTGGATGGGACCAAAGAGGTTCTTGGGTTTAGTATTGCTCCAACTGAGTCTTCGTATGTTTGGAAAGAAATACTTCAAGACCTAAAAGACCGTGGTTTAGAAGAGGTTTTATTAGTCGTAACTGATGGTTTAAGCGGCATTGACGATAGTATCCATAGTATTTATCCAAATGCTCAATTTCAACAATGTTGTGTCCATATCTCTAGAAATATTGCTCATAAGGTTCGTGTTAGTGATCGACAAGAAGTCTGTAATGATTTTAAATTGGTTTATCAAGCAGCTTCAAAAGAAGAAGCTATGAATCAAATAAGTTTTATGATAGATAAATGGAAAAAGCAGTATCCACGAGTAGTTAAATTACTCATGAATCCTGCTATATTAACCTTTTATAATTTTCCTCCATCAATCAGAAGAACCATTTATTCAACTAACTTGATTGAAGGTTTTAACAAACAATTAAAGAAATATACAAAAAGAAAAGAACAATTCCCTAATGAAGAATCTCTAGAGAGATTCTTAGTTTCTCAATTCAACAACTATAATCAGAAATTTTTGTGTCGGATTCATAAAGGTTTTAAAGAAATACAAGATACATTAGAATCAATGTTTTAA
- a CDS encoding PTS sugar transporter subunit IIB yields MKILAVCGFGVGSSMVLKMTIDKVAKEMGIDAVVENTDISTAKASVADVYFTSQELAGELKASVTNPVYPIKKYMDKEEIKAQMEKFLIERGN; encoded by the coding sequence ATGAAAATTTTAGCCGTATGTGGATTTGGAGTAGGGAGTTCAATGGTTTTAAAAATGACAATTGACAAAGTTGCTAAGGAAATGGGCATTGACGCTGTCGTAGAAAATACAGATATTTCAACTGCAAAAGCAAGTGTGGCTGATGTTTATTTTACAAGTCAAGAATTAGCTGGCGAATTAAAAGCGTCTGTCACAAATCCAGTTTATCCGATTAAAAAGTATATGGATAAAGAAGAAATTAAAGCACAAATGGAAAAATTCTTAATAGAAAGAGGTAATTAA
- a CDS encoding cadmium resistance transporter, with protein MIIFISIIAFVSSNVDDIMLLTLLYAQSKNRYERKNILIGQYIGIFTLVSISLIISTILVKSTDIPVNWLGIIPIALAVKEMTQKDTGTDQTTIKITFLQVAMLTVASGADNIGVYVPIISQQSPKETFIFCIIFALMVPLWSLLGYLIGNIPVIQKTIRKHEHLIIILIYLLLGIWILVN; from the coding sequence ATGATCATTTTTATAAGCATAATCGCATTTGTAAGTAGCAATGTAGATGATATCATGCTACTTACTCTTTTATATGCACAATCAAAAAATAGATATGAACGTAAAAATATCTTAATAGGTCAATACATAGGTATATTTACTCTTGTATCTATTAGTTTGATTATTTCCACGATACTAGTAAAAAGTACGGATATACCGGTTAATTGGCTAGGGATAATACCAATTGCTTTAGCAGTCAAAGAAATGACGCAAAAAGATACAGGTACAGATCAAACTACTATAAAGATAACTTTCCTGCAAGTAGCCATGCTAACGGTTGCTAGTGGTGCTGACAATATTGGTGTCTATGTGCCAATAATAAGTCAGCAATCACCAAAAGAAACTTTTATTTTTTGTATCATATTCGCTTTAATGGTTCCACTATGGTCATTGCTAGGTTATTTAATTGGGAATATACCAGTTATTCAAAAAACGATAAGAAAACATGAGCACCTTATCATCATTTTAATTTATTTGTTATTAGGTATTTGGATATTAGTGAATTAA
- a CDS encoding DMT family transporter: MNKNWLYVIFGGLIEIFWVLCLKKSESFQVLPYSIATIILVICSFYLFAKGMEYLPTGVAYTVFTGIGAVGTIIFGILFLEESISTGKILFSSFLILGILGLKLTTEEA; encoded by the coding sequence ATGAATAAAAATTGGCTGTATGTTATTTTTGGCGGATTAATAGAAATATTTTGGGTGTTATGTTTAAAAAAATCTGAGAGCTTTCAAGTATTACCTTATTCAATCGCTACAATTATTTTAGTTATCTGTAGTTTTTATCTTTTTGCAAAAGGAATGGAATATTTACCAACTGGGGTTGCCTATACTGTTTTTACGGGAATTGGTGCTGTAGGGACAATTATTTTTGGCATTTTATTTTTAGAAGAGAGTATTTCAACTGGTAAAATTCTTTTTTCTTCCTTTTTAATATTAGGTATTTTAGGTTTGAAACTGACAACGGAGGAAGCGTAG
- a CDS encoding amidohydrolase, with product MRWIWNARLEVGESLDHLNRVKTDTKLFHLKLKDGKIEKIIEASAMSPLSEGYDANGQLLLPAFKEMHNHLDKTYFSEPWKACVPAKDLEQRLELEADELVALSKTVEKRASTMIERHLHNGVNHIRTHVNIDPFIKLENFYGVKKALENYSDYITYEIVAFPQHGLLKHEEVPDLLREALSNGATILGGLDPAGIDKNIEESLQVTMAIAKEFQVDVDMHLHDLGQLGIYTMETWLDMIELQDFKQKTSFSHAFGIASLKGNTLNKFTQRLKQHNVQILTTAPIGLKSTLIPIQELQENDIFVGLGCDGFYDSWSPLVSGDIVDKAKDYAEYTGRTSEKALRETLGLITNNITPLDDKATQVWPKEGNEASFTLVNAASSAELIAQATDQNNRVLIHKGNLFQS from the coding sequence ATGAGATGGATTTGGAATGCGCGACTTGAAGTAGGAGAAAGTTTAGATCATCTAAATAGAGTTAAGACAGATACTAAGCTCTTTCATTTAAAACTCAAAGATGGAAAAATAGAGAAAATTATTGAAGCAAGTGCTATGTCCCCTTTATCTGAAGGATACGATGCTAACGGTCAGCTATTACTGCCAGCATTTAAAGAAATGCATAATCATTTAGATAAGACTTACTTTTCTGAGCCATGGAAAGCATGCGTACCTGCTAAAGATTTAGAACAACGTCTAGAACTTGAAGCAGATGAATTAGTTGCTTTATCAAAAACAGTAGAAAAACGGGCAAGCACAATGATTGAGCGTCATCTTCATAATGGTGTTAATCATATTAGAACCCATGTTAATATTGATCCTTTTATTAAACTTGAGAATTTTTATGGCGTTAAAAAAGCTTTAGAGAATTATAGTGATTATATTACTTATGAAATTGTTGCTTTTCCTCAACATGGGCTTTTAAAACATGAGGAAGTTCCTGATTTGTTAAGAGAGGCTTTAAGTAATGGTGCAACAATACTAGGTGGGCTTGATCCAGCTGGTATTGATAAAAATATTGAGGAATCTCTTCAGGTCACTATGGCTATTGCGAAAGAATTTCAAGTCGATGTAGATATGCATCTACATGACCTTGGTCAATTAGGGATTTATACAATGGAAACCTGGTTAGATATGATTGAGTTACAAGATTTCAAACAAAAAACTAGCTTCAGTCATGCTTTCGGGATTGCGAGTTTAAAAGGAAATACATTAAATAAATTTACTCAAAGACTTAAACAACACAATGTTCAAATCTTAACGACTGCTCCAATTGGCTTAAAAAGCACGTTAATTCCAATTCAAGAATTACAAGAAAATGATATTTTTGTAGGCTTAGGTTGTGATGGATTTTATGATTCATGGAGTCCTCTTGTATCTGGAGATATTGTGGATAAAGCAAAAGATTATGCGGAATACACTGGGAGAACTTCCGAAAAGGCTCTTAGAGAAACTCTAGGGCTAATTACAAATAACATAACTCCTTTAGATGATAAGGCTACTCAAGTTTGGCCTAAAGAGGGAAATGAGGCTAGTTTTACTTTAGTTAACGCCGCATCGAGTGCAGAGTTAATAGCACAAGCTACTGATCAAAATAATCGTGTTTTAATTCATAAAGGAAATCTTTTTCAATCATAA
- a CDS encoding fructose bisphosphate aldolase, producing the protein MNEEQLTRMTSGKGFIAALDQSGGSTPKALKAYGIEETSYDTDEAMFDLVHEMRSRIIKSPAFNSEHILGAILFEGTMLREIDGVPTADYLWNKKGILSFLKIDKGLCEEENGVQLMKPIPNLSEIFEEANRHHIFGTKERSLIKLANPKGIKEVVAQQFELGKQVAAAGLVPIIEPEIDIFSPEKEEAEKMMKEEIIKQLAALEPHVKVMLKLSIPTIDNYYEDLANDPHVVRVVALSGGYSRKDANEKLARNHQLIASFSRALAEGLTHQQTAEEFDHTLEESISAIYKASIS; encoded by the coding sequence ATGAATGAAGAACAATTGACTAGAATGACAAGTGGTAAAGGATTTATTGCAGCACTAGACCAAAGTGGTGGTAGTACACCAAAAGCTCTAAAAGCATATGGCATTGAAGAAACAAGCTACGATACAGATGAGGCAATGTTTGACTTAGTTCACGAAATGCGCTCAAGAATTATTAAAAGCCCGGCTTTTAATTCAGAACATATCTTAGGAGCTATTCTATTTGAAGGTACCATGTTACGAGAGATTGACGGAGTGCCAACCGCTGATTATTTATGGAATAAAAAGGGGATTTTATCATTCTTAAAGATTGATAAAGGTCTTTGCGAAGAAGAAAATGGGGTTCAGTTAATGAAGCCAATACCAAATTTAAGTGAAATATTTGAAGAAGCAAATCGTCATCATATATTTGGGACAAAAGAACGCTCATTAATTAAATTAGCTAATCCAAAAGGAATTAAAGAAGTTGTGGCTCAACAATTCGAATTAGGAAAACAAGTGGCAGCTGCTGGTTTAGTGCCAATTATTGAACCAGAAATTGACATTTTTAGCCCTGAAAAAGAAGAAGCTGAGAAAATGATGAAAGAGGAAATCATTAAGCAATTAGCTGCTTTAGAGCCTCATGTAAAAGTAATGTTGAAGTTATCTATTCCTACCATTGATAACTACTACGAAGATTTAGCAAATGATCCTCATGTTGTTAGAGTTGTGGCTCTTTCAGGTGGTTACTCACGAAAAGATGCTAATGAAAAATTAGCTCGTAACCATCAATTAATCGCAAGCTTTTCACGTGCTCTAGCTGAAGGTTTAACACATCAACAAACAGCTGAAGAATTTGATCATACATTAGAAGAATCAATTTCTGCTATTTATAAAGCATCAATTTCGTAA
- a CDS encoding PTS sugar transporter subunit IIA has translation MIQNMLTKDHIQVVDRMSNWQEAVDLASQPLLDKELITQTYVDNMKKSVADNGPYMVLTDYFALMHAKAGEGVNTQSMSLLVTKEEVSLEGKPVKIFLVLAAENSESHLESLQSIMSVFMDETKYQTIISGNKEAINKLFN, from the coding sequence ATGATTCAAAATATGTTGACAAAAGACCATATTCAAGTTGTAGACAGGATGAGTAATTGGCAAGAAGCAGTTGATTTAGCAAGTCAACCACTTTTAGATAAGGAGCTGATTACGCAAACTTATGTTGATAATATGAAAAAAAGTGTGGCAGATAATGGGCCATATATGGTGTTAACGGATTATTTTGCTTTAATGCACGCTAAAGCAGGTGAAGGCGTAAACACACAATCTATGAGTCTACTGGTGACTAAAGAAGAAGTGTCACTGGAAGGTAAACCAGTCAAAATTTTCTTAGTATTAGCAGCAGAAAACAGCGAGAGCCATTTAGAAAGCCTTCAAAGTATTATGTCTGTTTTTATGGACGAAACAAAGTATCAAACAATTATTAGCGGGAATAAAGAAGCAATAAATAAATTATTTAACTAG
- a CDS encoding sugar isomerase domain-containing protein, with product MFQYMDRVESILNVVKKEEAESMNQVIELLTTANLEKQSIFIFGASHAGILMEEMYYRAGGMMTINPIFGKELMLDRSPITFTSQMERLEGYGVALAKTVDFKENDVLILHSVSGRNPIIIDMALEARKKGVKIVALTNVTYSKSVTSRHSSGKCLYEVADIVIDNHGDIGDATCDIQGIEQKVGPTSTVIGSMILNSIMVETCQKLVESGMTYPPIFYSANLDGGDKLNQELYEQYKDSIHYQF from the coding sequence ATGTTTCAATACATGGATAGAGTAGAATCAATTTTAAATGTGGTAAAAAAAGAAGAAGCAGAATCAATGAATCAAGTGATTGAATTATTAACGACTGCTAATTTGGAAAAACAATCTATTTTTATCTTTGGAGCAAGTCATGCTGGTATCTTAATGGAAGAGATGTATTATCGTGCAGGTGGGATGATGACAATTAATCCAATTTTTGGTAAAGAACTAATGTTAGACCGCTCACCAATTACTTTTACAAGCCAAATGGAAAGACTGGAAGGATACGGTGTTGCTTTAGCTAAGACAGTTGACTTCAAAGAAAATGATGTTTTAATTTTACACTCTGTTTCAGGAAGAAACCCAATTATTATTGATATGGCACTTGAAGCGCGTAAAAAAGGGGTTAAAATTGTAGCCCTGACAAACGTTACTTATTCAAAATCTGTTACGAGTCGTCATTCATCTGGAAAATGTTTATATGAAGTAGCAGATATTGTTATTGATAATCATGGTGATATTGGAGATGCGACTTGTGATATTCAAGGAATTGAGCAAAAAGTTGGTCCAACTTCAACAGTTATCGGTTCAATGATTTTAAATAGCATCATGGTTGAAACTTGTCAAAAATTAGTAGAATCAGGTATGACCTACCCGCCTATTTTCTACTCAGCTAATCTTGATGGTGGAGATAAATTGAATCAAGAACTGTATGAACAGTACAAAGATTCAATTCATTATCAATTTTAA
- a CDS encoding PTS ascorbate transporter subunit IIC → MDFITNFILKNPPVLLGLIAMIGLILQRKSISEIVKGSLSAAFGMVTLTAGVNMLVGTIAPINSAVQSQLGVEVTEGLSDVTFTAEYGGTVGLAMFVGLIIHLLIARFTPVKTIFLTGHMLWWFPFVIVAGGVEAGMTGTSLIFFGAILSALYWSFMPWIMRKYVWDVIGDDSFLIGHPTGILSLISGFVAKRVGNKSKSTEDLKIPEGLSFFREISITGALVMFIMNIVVGIIAPALVPEGGNLVMFSIDAGLSFGAGLLIMLYGVRLLINQIVPAFQGIAEKVVPGAKPAFDVPILFNYRPNAVIIGFIVGMITSTIVVVLANSFNVFGVLLVPLVITSFFELGGAAVIGEGQGGLRGSIIGTITASVVMVGLVGLSAAFLNTTIQGWILIFGGNDLSLWGIIAKLIGSLFGGF, encoded by the coding sequence ATGGATTTTATTACTAATTTTATTTTGAAAAATCCCCCTGTTTTATTAGGGTTAATTGCAATGATTGGTTTGATTTTACAAAGAAAATCAATCTCTGAAATTGTTAAGGGATCTTTATCAGCTGCATTTGGTATGGTTACTTTAACAGCAGGTGTTAACATGTTGGTTGGAACCATTGCGCCAATCAACAGTGCTGTACAATCACAATTAGGAGTAGAAGTAACTGAAGGTTTATCAGATGTAACTTTTACAGCAGAGTATGGTGGAACAGTTGGTTTGGCAATGTTTGTCGGCTTAATTATTCACTTATTAATTGCTCGTTTTACACCTGTTAAAACAATTTTCCTAACAGGTCATATGCTTTGGTGGTTCCCATTTGTTATTGTGGCTGGTGGAGTAGAAGCTGGCATGACAGGGACTAGTCTAATTTTCTTTGGGGCTATTTTATCTGCTTTGTATTGGTCATTTATGCCATGGATTATGAGAAAATACGTCTGGGATGTTATTGGAGATGACTCTTTCTTAATCGGTCACCCAACAGGTATTTTATCTCTGATTTCAGGTTTTGTTGCTAAACGCGTTGGTAATAAAAGTAAATCAACAGAAGATTTAAAAATTCCAGAAGGTTTATCTTTCTTTAGAGAAATTTCAATCACTGGTGCTTTAGTTATGTTTATTATGAATATTGTTGTAGGGATCATCGCTCCAGCTTTAGTACCAGAAGGTGGTAACTTAGTGATGTTTTCAATTGATGCAGGACTAAGTTTTGGTGCTGGATTATTAATTATGCTTTACGGTGTACGTTTATTAATCAATCAAATTGTACCCGCTTTCCAAGGGATTGCAGAAAAAGTTGTACCAGGAGCAAAACCGGCTTTTGATGTACCAATTTTATTTAACTACCGTCCAAACGCTGTTATTATCGGCTTTATTGTAGGAATGATTACTTCAACAATTGTAGTTGTATTAGCTAATTCATTTAATGTCTTTGGTGTTCTTTTAGTGCCACTAGTTATTACAAGTTTCTTTGAATTAGGTGGAGCAGCTGTTATTGGTGAAGGACAAGGTGGTTTAAGAGGATCGATTATCGGAACGATTACAGCTTCTGTTGTAATGGTTGGATTAGTTGGACTCTCAGCAGCTTTCCTAAATACAACTATTCAAGGGTGGATTTTAATTTTTGGTGGTAATGATTTATCTCTATGGGGAATCATTGCTAAACTTATCGGTAGCTTGTTTGGAGGTTTTTAG